From a region of the Sesamum indicum cultivar Zhongzhi No. 13 linkage group LG3, S_indicum_v1.0, whole genome shotgun sequence genome:
- the LOC105157675 gene encoding nuclear pore complex protein NUP35 produces MSTNVHRTPKSGRQSLFFQDLATPVSSRRSGGKFTTPGQAAAVSALWRENFANSDLPPPPVFTLEDRFDISPESGIPDYPVSPEVKSDPRTPVHTFGRELSTPKSKSDVSTSYAGTGKLPQLQSPMLNSSWWSPAKSGGSPEQEDKGKGSPVEGVVQPGALITVPPPREVARPEVKKSLVPVGNLDEEEWVTVYGFSPADTNLVLREFEKCGVILKHVPGPRDANWMYILYQSRSDAQKALSKNGMCVNGVLIIGVKPVDAMQRQVLNERLNNQGFMTLPPPPSSRNSESNGFKVSPYPYYLQNGSSTTTRQSAGTIATPAKSVVSKVMDLMFGV; encoded by the exons atgagcaCGAATGTCCATAGAACCCCCAAATCTGGGAGGCAATCTCTATTCTTCCAAGATTTAGCAACACCTGTGTCATCCCGGCGATCTGGGGGAAAATTCACAACCCCAGGTCAGGCTGCTGCTGTTTCGGCTCTGTGGCGTGAAAATTTTGCCAACTCTGATCTTCCTCCTCCACCAGTTTTTACCCTTGAAGATCGGTTTGATATTTCTCCAGAATCTGGGATTCCAGACTATCCAGTGTCTCCAGAAGTAAAATCAGATCCTAGAACCCCAGTACATACATTTGGCAGGGAATTATCAACTCCTAAGAGCAAGTCTGACGTAAGCACCTCGTATGCTGGAACAGGTAAGCTGCCACAGCTGCAGAGCCCTATGCTGAATTCTAGCTGGTGGTCACCTGCAAAGAGTGGTGGCAGTCCAGAGCAAGAGGATAAAGGGAAAGGTTCACCCGTTGAAGGTGTGGTTCAGCCTGGTGCCTTGATAACAGTGCCACCCCCCAGGGAGGTGGCAAGACCTGAAGTGAAGAAAAGTTTGGTACCTGTAGGGAACTTGGATGAGGAGGAATGGGTCACTGTCTATGG ATTTTCACCAGCTGATACCAATCTTGTTTTGCGCGAGTTTGAAAAATGTGGGGTGATTCTGAAACATGTTCCTGGCCCACGAGATGCAAATTGGATGTACATTTTATATCAG AGTCGATCTGATGCTCAAAAAGCGCTCAGCAAAAATGGCATGTGCGTAAACGGAGTTCTTATAATTGGAGTGAAGCCTGTTGATGCAATGCAGCGTCAGGTGCTAAATGAGAGACTCAATAATCAAGGATTTATGACATTACCCCCACCACCTTCCAGTAGAAACTCAGAGTCGAATGGTTTCAAAGTCTCCCCCTACCCGTACTATCTCCAGAATGGCAGTTCCACCACTACTCGGCAATCTGCTGGGACCATTGCCACACCAGCAAAATCAGTGGTATCCAAAGTTATGGACTTAATGTTTGGTGTGTAG
- the LOC105157676 gene encoding GATA transcription factor 12-like, with protein MEYFSGDYAEFSSPDNLNFNTNNNGVHFTVDDLLDFSKEDETMTDAFFDSLGGNSGDSSTVTAVDSCNSSISGGGDGQFNGNVSCRSFNDSQFSGNELCVPYDDLAELEWLSNFVEESFSTDDLHFIPTANGAVAAKTSATDTSSSVTTTHSPPIFPSDVSVPGKARSKRSRAAPCDWSSRLLLLSNSPSTNPKTAPSKLKREATETTPGRKCLHCASEKTPQWRTGPMGPKTLCNACGVRYKSGRLVPEYRPAAPPAASPTFVSTKHSNSHRKVLELRRQKDLQRQHHHQQLISQASIFNGCDEFLIHHRSSSSINGPDLRHMI; from the exons ATGGAGTATTTTTCCGGGGATTATGCTGAGTTCTCGTCGCCGgacaatttgaatttcaatacTAATAACAATGGTGTCCATTTTACGGTGGATGATTTGCTGGATTTTTCCAAGGAGGATGAGACGATGACCGACGCATTTTTCGATAGTTTGGGGGGGAATTCCGGGGACTCGTCCACCGTCACCGCCGTTGACAGCTGTAATTCCTCGATTTCTGGAGGTGGAGACGGCCAGTTCAACGGTAACGTTAGCTGCCGTAGCTTTAATGATTCGCAGTTCTCCGGCAACGAACTCTGTGTTCCG TATGATGATTTAGCGGAGCTGGAATGGCTGTCGAATTTCGTGGAAGAATCTTTCTCAACCGACGACCTCCATTTCATCCCCACCGCCAACGGCGCCGTCGCGGCCAAAACCTCTGCTACAGACACCTCTTCCTCCGTGACCACTACTCACTCACCACCAATTTTCCCCTCCGACGTCTCAGTTCCCGGCAAAGCCCGCAGCAAACGGTCACGCGCAGCCCCCTGCGACTGGTCTTCCCGCCTCCTCCTCCTTTCCAATTCCCCCTCCACAAACCCCAAAACAGCACCATCAAAGTTGAAAAGGGAGGCAACTGAAACTACTCCGGGCCGGAAATGCCTCCACTGCGCTTCAGAAAAGACCCCACAGTGGAGAACAGGTCCAATGGGACCAAAAACATTGTGCAACGCATGTGGGGTCCGGTACAAGTCGGGTCGGCTCGTGCCCGAATACCGACCCGCCGCCCCCCCCGCCGCCAGCCCCACTTTTGTTTCCACCAAGCACTCGAATTCACACCGGAAGGTCTTGGAGCTCCGGAGACAAAAGGATCTCCAAAGACAGCACCACCACCAACAATTGATCAGTCAGGCCTCCATTTTCAACGGGTGTGATGAGTTCCTGATTCATCACCGTAGCAGCAGCAGCATTAACGGTCCGGATTTGAGGCACATGATCTAA
- the LOC105157832 gene encoding uncharacterized protein LOC105157832 has product MEQNLPVIAKKFWHIVKVVYFMLRKGISKAKLLADLNIAMKRGKIAGKSAMHNLMFHHDTAAASSSNQYSTHVDVDPQLAYPVPVNEYEFSCSNSPAFHLPFHLNKRKRSHKPVDGDLLAAALEVVNSAAASPALPGFGRTPMVRQLRITDSPFPLRDVEEDSHVDEAAEKFIKKFYRDLRQQNAVAS; this is encoded by the coding sequence ATGGAGCAGAACTTGCCAGTAATAGCCAAGAAGTTCTGGCACATAGTCAAGGTAGTGTATTTCATGTTGAGGAAAGGTATATCAAAGGCCAAGCTCTTAGCCGATCTCAACATAGCCATGAAGCGCGGCAAGATCGCCGGAAAATCAGCCATGCACAACCTCATGTTCCACCACGACACAGCCGCCGCCTCCTCCAGCAACCAGTATTCCACCCACGTCGACGTCGACCCACAACTTGCCTACCCCGTCCCAGTCAATGAATACGAGTTCAGCTGCAGCAACAGCCCTGCTTTCCACCTCCCCTTCCACCTCAACAAGCGCAAACGCTCCCACAAGCCCGTGGACGGTGACTTGTTGGCGGCGGCATTGGAGGTGGTGAACAGCGCGGCGGCTTCGCCTGCGCTTCCGGGGTTCGGGCGGACGCCGATGGTGAGACAGCTGAGGATAACGGACTCGCCTTTCCCGTTGAGGGATGTTGAAGAAGACAGCCATGTGGATGAAGCTGCTGAGAAGTTCATCAAGAAGTTCTACAGGGATTTGAGGCAGCAAAATGCTGTGgcttcttga
- the LOC105157672 gene encoding CASP-like protein 3A1, translated as MNGPKSGLEVSIQLPETKTTAAESGPLVSQRPESRRAVVVAHPKADVMHAVLRLLCLLSSVTAVSVMATAKQASTISLYGFSVPLYSKWSFSDSFEYLVGVSAAVAVHSLLQLLINVSRMLRNSPIIPSRNHAWLIFAGDQIFAYAMMSAGSAASGVTNLNRTGIHHSALPNFCKPLHVFCDRVAVSIAFTFFSCFLLAISVVLDVLWLSKY; from the exons ATGAATGGGCCGAAGAGTGGACTGGAGGTTAGCATTCAGCTGCCCGAGACAAAGACGACGGCCGCGGAGAGCGGCCCTTTGGTTTCACAACGCCCCGAAAGCAGGAGGGCCGTTGTTGTTGCCCACCCGAAAGCTGACGTCATGCACGCCGTCCTAAGGCTGCTCTGCCTCTTGAGTAGCGTCACAGCGGTGTCGGTGATGGCTACTGCGAAGCAGGCTTCGACCATTTCTCTCTACGGCTTCAGCGTACCTTTGTACTCCAAGTGGTCTTTTTCTGACTCCTTTGA GTACCTGGTTGGAGTATCGGCAGCCGTGGCTGTCCATTCATTGCTTCAACTGCTTATTAATGTGTCGAGGATGTTGCGAAACTCTCCAATCATCCCTTCCAGGAACCATGCATGGCTCATTTTTGCTGGAGATCAG ATATTTGCATATGCTATGATGAGTGCTGGATCAGCTGCATCAGGTGTTACCAACCTGAACCGAACAGGGATCCATCATTCAGCTCTGCCAAATTTCTGCAAGCCCTTGCACGTATTCTGTGATCGTGTTGCTGTGTCGATAGCATTCACTTTTTTCAGCTGCTTCTTGCTGGCAATTTCTGTGGTTCTTGATGTACTTTGGCTGTCCAAGTACTAG
- the LOC105157678 gene encoding LOW QUALITY PROTEIN: homeobox-leucine zipper protein ATHB-15 (The sequence of the model RefSeq protein was modified relative to this genomic sequence to represent the inferred CDS: deleted 2 bases in 1 codon) — protein sequence MAMSCKDGNKAAAGSHGKYVRYTPEQVEALERLYHECPKPSSMRRQQLIRECPILSNIEPKQIKVWFQNRRCREKQRKEASRLQAVNRKLTAMNKLLMEENDRLQKQVSQLVYENSYFRQHTPNNPLASKDTSCESVVTSGQKHHLTPQPPPRDASPAGLLSIAEETLAEFLSKATGTAVEWVQMPGMKPGPDSIGIVAISHGCSGVAARACGLVGLEPTRVAEILKDRPSWFRDCRAVDVLNVLPTANGGTIELLYMQLYAPTTLAPGRDFWLLRYTSVMDDGSLVVCERSLTNTQNGPSMPPVQNFVRAEMLPSGYLIRPCDGGGSIIHIVDHMNLEAWSVPEVLRPLYESSTVLAQRVTMAALRQLRQIAQDISQSSVTNWGRRPAALRALSHRLGRGFNEALNGFSDDGWSLVGNDGMDDITILVNSNPDKLMGLNISFASGYNSICNSILCAKASMLLQNVPPAILLRFLREHRSEWADNNIDAYSAAAVKFGPCNFLGPRVGNFGGQVILPLAQTVEHEELLEVIKLEGVAHSPEDAMMPRDVLLLQLCSGMDEHAVGTCAELIFAPIDASFTDDAPLLPSGFRIIPLDSGKEASSPNRTLDLASALETGTAGNKPSNDLSSTNGASRSVMTIAFQFAFESHMQDNVASMARQYVRSIISSVQRVALALSPSHLGPHAGLRSPLGTPEAHTLARWICRSYRSYMGVELLKSSGEGSESILKALWHHSDAIMCCSMKALPVFTFANQAGLDMLETTLVALQDISLEKIFDDHGRKNLCSEFPQIMHQGFGSLQGGICLSSMGRPVSFERAEAWKVMNEDDNAHCICFMFVNWSFV from the exons ATGGCAATGTCTTGCAAAGACGGTAACAAGGCAGCTGCT GGCAGCCATGGGAAATATGTGCGTTACACGCCTGAGCAGGTTGAAGCCCTTGAGAGGCTGTATCATGAGTGTCCTAAGCCGAGCTCCATGCGTCGCCAGCAGCTGATTCGTGAATGCCCCATTTTATCCAACATTGAGCCTAAGCAGATCAAAGTCTGGTTCCAGAACAGAag ATGCAGAGAGAAGCAGAGGAAAGAGGCTTCAAGACTTCAAGCTGTAAACAGGAAGCTGACAGCCATGAATAAGCTCTTGATGGAGGAGAATGATAGGTTGCAGAAACAGGTCTCACAATTGGTGTATGAGAACAGTTACTTTCGCCAGCATACTCCGAAT AATCCACTTGCTTCAAAAGACACAAGCTGTGAATCAGTGGTGACGAGTGGTCAAAAACACCACTTAACGCCTCAGCCTCCGCCAAGGGATGCCAGTCCTGCAGG GCTTTTGTCCATTGCAGAGGAGACTTTAGCAGAGTTTCTTTCAAAGGCCACTGGAACTGCTGTTGAGTGGGTCCAAATGCCTGGAATGAAG CCTGGTCCGGATTCCATTGGAATCGTTGCTATTTCTCATGGTTGCTCTGGCGTGGCAGCAAGAGCCTGTGGCCTGGTTGGTCTAGAGCCCACCAGA GTTGCAGAAATCCTGAAAGATCGGCCTTCTTGGTTTCGCGATTGCCGAGCTGTGGATGTGCTAAATGTGCTGCCGACTGCCAATGGTGGAACCATAGAACTTTTATACATGCAG ctgtatGCGCCAACGACTTTGGCGCCAGGTCGTGACTTTTGGTTGTTACGCTATACTTCTGTTATGGACGATGGCAGTTTGGTG GTCTGTGAAAGATCACTTACCAATACTCAAAATGGTCCGAGCATGCCACCTGTGCAAAACTTCGTGAGAGCAGAGATGTTGCCCAGTGGTTACCTAATCAGACCTTGTGACGGAGGTGGCTCAATTATCCACATTGTAGATCACATGAATTTGgag GCATGGAGTGTTCCCGAAGTGTTGCGCCCACTCTATGAATCTTCAACTGTGCTTGCTCAAAGGGTCACAATGgct GCTCTTCGCCAACTTAGACAGATAGCTCAGGACATTTCACAGTCTAGTGTGACTAACTGGGGCCGAAGACCAGCAGCTCTGCGAGCACTTAGCCACCGGTTGGGCCG GGGATTCAACGAGGCTCTTAATGGGTTTAGTGATGATGGGTGGTCGTTGGTTGGTAATGATGGCATGGACGATATTACTATTCTTGTGAACTCAAATCCAGATAAATTGATGGGCTTAAACATCTCTTTCGCAAGTGGATATAACTCCATATGCAATAGCATCTTGTGTGCCAAAGCATCTATGCTTTTACAG AACGTGCCTCCGGCAATACTACTCAGGTTCTTGCGGGAACACAGATCGGAATGGGCAGACAACAACATTGATGCCTACTCAGCTGCTGCTGTCAAATTTGGTCCGTGTAATTTCTTAGGCCCCCGAGTTGGTAATTTTGGGGGTCAAGTTATACTCCCGTTGGCTCAGACAGTTGAGCACGAAGAG CTGTTGGAGGTAATTAAGCTCGAAGGTGTTGCCCATTCTCCTGAAGATGCAATGATGCCCAGGGATGTGTTACTCTTGcag CTGTGTAGTGGAATGGATGAACATGCAGTCGGCACATGTGCAGAACTCATATTTGCCCCTATTGATGCCTCTTTTACTGACGATGCTCCTCTTCTGCCCTCTGGTTTTCGCATCATTCCTCTCGATTCTGGCAAG GAAGCTTCAAGTCCTAATCGAACCCTGGACCTCGCTTCTGCCCTTGAAACCGGGACAGCAGGCAATAAACCGTCTAACGATCTTTCTAGTACCAATGGTGCTTCAAGGTCTGTCATGACAATAGCATTTCAGTTCGCTTTCGAAAGCCACATGCAAGATAACGTAGCATCCATGGCCCGACAATATGTACGTAGCATTATCTCATCAGTTCAAAGGGTCGCGTTAGCTCTCTCCCCATCTCACCTTGGTCCTCATGCTGGGCTTCGATCACCGCTTGGAACTCCTGAAGCGCATACCCTCGCTCGTTGGATCTGCCGTAGTTATAG GAGCTATATGGGTGTTGAGCTTCTCAAATCTAGCGGTGAAGGGAGTGAATCCATCCTTAAAGCTCTATGGCATCACTCGGATGCCATTATGTGCTGCTCCATGAAG GCGTTACCGGTTTTTACATTTGCAAACCAGGCTGGTCTTGACATGCTTGAGACAACCCTTGTCGCACTTCAAGATATCTCTCTGGAGAAGATATTCGACGACCATGGACGCAAAAACCTCTGCTCCGAGTTTCCACAGATAATGCATCAG GGTTTTGGATCTCTTCAAGGCGGCATCTGTCTGTCAAGCATGGGCAGGCCAGTTTCTTTCGAGAGAGCAGAAGCTTGGAAAGTCATGAACGAAGACGACAACGCTCATTGCATCTGCTTCATGTTCGTGAACTGGTCGTTTGTTTAG
- the LOC105157677 gene encoding protein transport protein SEC13 homolog B, producing the protein MPGQKIETGHQDVVHDVAMDYYGKRLATASSDNTIKIIGVSNSGSQHLATLTGHQGPVWQVAWAHPKFGSLLASCSYDGKVVIWKEGNQNEWTQAHVFDDHKASVNSISWAPHELGLCLACGSSDGNISVFMARADGGWDKSRIDQAHPIGVTSVSWAPSTAPGALVGSGLLDPVQKLASGGCDNTVKVWKFDNGTWRLDCFPALSMHTDWVRDVAWAPNLGLPKSTIASASQDGKVIIWTAVKEGDQWDGKVLKDFGAPVWRVSWSLTGNILAVADGKNNVTLWKEAVDGEWQQVTTVEP; encoded by the coding sequence ATGCCTGGGCAAAAGATCGAGACTGGTCACCAAGATGTTGTTCATGATGTGGCAATGGATTATTATGGTAAACGTCTTGCTACAGCTTCATCAGACAATAccattaaaataattggagTTAGCAACTCAGGATCTCAGCATCTGGCTACTTTAACCGGTCATCAAGGACCCGTGTGGCAAGTTGCATGGGCACATCCCAAGTTCGGGTCACTCCTTGCTTCCTGTTCTTATGATGGAAAGGTTGTAATCTGGAAGGAAGGCAATCAAAATGAATGGACCCAAGCTCATGTTTTTGATGATCATAAGGCATCTGTGAATTCTATTTCTTGGGCTCCTCACGAGCTTGGCCTTTGTCTTGCATGTGGATCCTCAGATGGGAACATCTCAGTCTTCATGGCAAGAGCTGATGGTGGATGGGACAAATCACGAATCGACCAGGCTCATCCAATTGGTGTTACCTCCGTCTCATGGGCTCCATCAACAGCTCCTGGTGCCCTTGTAGGTTCTGGTCTCCTCGATCCTGTTCAGAAGCTAGCATCCGGTGGCTGTGATAATACAGTGAAAGTGTGGAAATTTGATAATGGCACTTGGAGATTGGATTGCTTCCCTGCTCTAAGCATGCATACTGACTGGGTGAGGGATGTTGCCTGGGCGCCAAACTTGGGACTTCCAAAGTCGACTATTGCAAGTGCTTCTCAAGATGGGAAAGTAATAATATGGACTGCCGTGAAGGAAGGGGATCAGTGGGATGGTAAAGTTTTAAAGGATTTTGGAGCTCCAGTTTGGAGGGTGTCATGGTCGCTTACTGGAAACATACTTGCTGTGGCTGATGGGAAAAACAATGTAACACTGTGGAAAGAAGCAGTGGATGGAGAATGGCAGCAGGTGACAACAGTTGAACCATAA